A portion of the Thunnus albacares chromosome 23, fThuAlb1.1, whole genome shotgun sequence genome contains these proteins:
- the LOC122975092 gene encoding uncharacterized protein LOC122975092 codes for MTMKVVLVLLVLCSGFPYFTFALNRLRVFDKKYALIEHQKNWCQAHQYCRKYYTDLVNISNKIQNQTVIKEGKNTGFWIGLLHDDWEWLDGGCSTFRDWEQENGSDGDCTIHQGSHLLYPYQCDNERNGLCSKGYVRIQVIDESLTWEQAFDYCEANHTGPLRIEDEEDQTAVMQWLNYTKIDSPFWIGLRQSRAFGFWL; via the exons atgacaatgaaaGTTGTCCTTGTGTTGTTAGTGCTGTGTTCAG GATTTCCTTACTTTACATTTGCATTAAACCGTCTACGAGTCTTCG atAAGAAGTACGCCCTGATTGAACATCAGAAGAACTGGTGTCAGGCTCATCAGTACTGCAGAAAATATTACACTGACTTAGTCAACATCagtaacaaaatacaaaaccaaacagTGATTAAAGAAGGGAAAAATACAGGCTTTTGGATTGGACTCCTGCATGATGATTGGGAGTGGCTGGACGGAGGCTGCTCTACATTCAGAGATTGGGAACAGGAAAATGGTTCAGATGGAGATTGTACAATTCATCAGGGGTCACATTTATTGTATCCATATCAATGTGACAATGAAAGAAATGGACTTTGCTCCAAAG GTTATGTGAGGATTCAAGTCATCGATGAAAGTTTGACTTGGGAACAGGCGTTTGACTACTGCGAAGCCAACCACACTGGCCCACTGAGGATTGAGGATGAAGAAGATCAGACGGCTGTCATGCAATGGTTAAACTACACTAAAATTGACAGTCCATTCTGGATCGGTCTGAGGCAGAGTCGAGCCTTTGGATTCTGGTTGTAG